The genomic DNA AACACACACGCGTGCTCTACTACCGCCCACGCCTCTGGCTTGTCGTTTACGACGTGCTCTGGGATGTGAAGCGCAAGCCGCACGACTTCCATCAGCGGTTTCACTTCGCCCCCGAGCTGACTGTGCAAGCCGAAGGCGAACACCCGCGTATTCCGCTGAACGACAGTCCGCTTCAGCTGCACATGCGCCCGCTGCTGCCCGCCGAGCCGCTCGCGTTTGTGCACGGCCAGGAAGCGCCCGAACTGCTCGGCTGGATATCGCGAATCGATGACGAGATCACCCCCTGCTGGACCGGCGGCTACGCCATCGACAACGCCCCCCACGCCGAGTTCGCCACCCTGTTCAGCTTCGGGCAACAACCGCCTTGCGAGGAGCAAAGCCAGTCGCCAAGCGAACATCGCCTTGATCTGCAATGGCAGCAGGACGGCCAACGGCATCAACTGAACCTCCCGCGATTGCGCGGCGTGCAGGCCGAGCCCGGCCAACCGCTCGATCTCGCATATAAAACCGCCTCAACCTGAGTTCGACGCCCCGCCGCCGGCGGACGCGGGAAGCGCCCTTATGCTGCCACCAGCGAAAAAACTCGTCACGCAACTCCGCCGATACGCCCGCATCGTCGGCTGGGTCTATCGCGACAGCCTTCGCCGATTCTGGCGCGAAACGCTGATGCTGCTGGCGATGCGCTTTTGCGGCATCCAGTTCTTCGTCGCAACCTTCGGCGTCGTCGGCTACTACGCGCACCTGCTGGAAAACAATCAGACGTTGGAATTCGTCGGCCGATCGTTCCAGCCACGCGAATCGCTCACGCTGCTGCTGCTGCTGAGCTGCCTGGCGTTGTGCGCCCTCGTCGCCGCCGCGGTGTGCACCTATCTCGCCAACCGCGGCGCGCTGAAAACCAGCCTTCGCTATGAAACGTTCTGCTCCAAGCGGCTGATCGCCCTCGCCAGCCGAACTGACATTGTCCCTCCGGGCAAGAACCCGACCCTCTCCAAGCGCAAATACCTGCTGACCATGGCTCGAAGCTACGCACGCGAATGCGGCCGGGTGTATCGCATGCTCGTGGGCAACGTTATTCCCTCGTTGATTGTTCTATTGATCATTGCCCCACTGCTGCTGTACCTCAACCCGCTGCTGTCGCTGTTGATCGTCGCCTTGCTGACGCTTTCGCTGGCGATCCATTATCCGCTGAACATCCGCGGCGCTCACCACTCGCTCACCCGGGAGAAAACCGCGGGCGAGGCGGCCCTGACCTACCGCGACCTGCTCGCGCAGGCGGAGCATCAGTCGCTGCCTTTAAAGCAGCAGACCATCGAAGAACGCTTTGACAATCACTCTCTGCGAAGCAACCTGCACGCCTACATGGGCCGACTGCTCGCCCAGCACAACAGTCAGCTGGTCAGCGATGTGTTTATCGCCGTGTCGGTCGTGCTCATTCTGATCGTGTTAGGCGGCAACATTCTCATGCAAGGCACAGGCTGGAGCGCGTTGATCGTCTACCTGTTGGCGCTGCGTTTCGGGCTCACGCATTTCAAAGCGCTCATGGCCGGCGTCGCCGGGGTCAATCGCTTCTATCACCAGGTCGATCAATACCTGACCTTCGTCGAGTTCGTCGGCCAGCCGCATCCGCCGACCGCTGCGGTTGACGCGCTGACGTTGACGCCCGAGTCGCCGAGCATTGAAGCGTCGATGTCACAATGTGAGGTGCACGTTGGTTCGCGCGTCGCGGTGCTTTGCACGACATCACTGAATCGTTTTACGCTCGTGGGCCTGGCGCGCAGCCTGACGCGTTTGCCCGAAGGTGAGTTGGCTTCGCTGCTGGCAGGCTCGACGTTCCTGAGCGAAGACGCGCATCTGCCCGTCGGCTATACCTGGCGCGAAGCGATGGGCATCACCGGCGAGCATGACGGTCAAGGCTGGCAGGCGTTTCTCGAAGAGCGCGGCCTCGCGGCGACCGAGCCGGACCTGCCGCTGCCGGCGTTGGACACGCCGATCACCGAAGCGATACAAAGCGAGATGCCCGCAGCGGACCGCCTGCTGCTGGCGTTGCTCATTGTGGCCTGTCGCGGCAAAGCCTGGCTATGGATCGAGGCGCGGGCGTTGTCGTGTTTGAATGAGCAATATGAGGCGGTCGTTGACAAATTGCTCAGCCGACATGCCGTGCTGGTCTTGGGCGAGAAGGTCGACCACGTCGGCCGACAGGGTGAGACGGTTGTGGCGGTGCTCGACGACGCGGCGCTGGTCGGCCTGGGTGACGTGACGTGGGCTCAAACCCACCGTGAGCAGATCGAAGCGGTGCTTGGTGTGAAGAGCAAGGGCGATGGCACGCTCGTGGGCTCGCTGGAGGATGACGACGAAACCGAATGATCGATGTCGGGACATTCGACAGGCCGCGGAGTGGGGAAAACGCTTATTTGACAATCACAGGGCAATATGCGATTCACATGCGGAGCATCCGGCCCGAGATCGATGGGGGTTGTGACATGGGTCGGCATGGCCGGGCTGCCGTCAAGTTTCCGAATCAGTTCCCCCTGAACACCTGCGTTGTCGGGCCGGGACCGGTTAAGATGCAGGTTCCTTGGGGGAAGATCCAAACCACCCCTCGGGGCCGTATATTGAAGTTTCGCCGCCACCGGCCGTGGCTGCCGCCTCGCGTGCGTTCGGGCGACAGCCGACCGACAGACGGGCAGATACGCCTCTATCGGTCATCTGTTTCGGGCCGGGGCAAGGGGTGTAAGGTCAGCCGCCAGGAAGGATACGATGTCATTGACTGTTTCTAAGGGGTCTGCGACAACTGAACCGGTCGCCATGCCGACACCGCAATCGCCCGGCGTCGAGCGGGCCGACGTCGGCGTGTCGACGGATACAGTTCGTGTGCTGCACATCCTTGCCGTAAGCGTGCCTTACCTCAACGGGTACACGATGCGCAGTCGATATGTCATCAATCAGCAGCGTCAGACGCCGGGATATCACCCGGCCGTGATCACCTCACCGTTCTATCCGACCGTGCCCGCCTCGCAACAGGACGAAGCGATCGACGGCGTGCAGTACCACCGCGTGCCACACCCGTTCGACCTGCCCCTGGCCGATCGCGAGTGGGCGGACTCGGCGTGCAGTTTCTGCTACCGCACACGGCTGCAACTGCGCTATCTGTTCAGCGCTGTGATGAACCTGCTGTCGTTCAAATGGCTGCGATTGCGCATGCGACCGCGCCTGGCGCGCGTACGTTTGCCGATCAATCGCGGTCTGTGGAAGCAGCGGTGCATGCGGGCCGGCAAGATGGTCGGCCTGCCCACCGGCTACGAACTGCCGACGGCGAAAGGTAACGCCCGTTCCATCGGCAACGCCAACATTGCCGAGTCCAACGCCAACCCGAGCCCCGCCTCGCCCGCCGTTGAGCAACCGGCCACGCGGACCACGGTGACCAAGCCGACCGCCGCGAAGCCGAAGCCCCGCCGTCTGCGCGCGTGGTTGCAGGACCAGGTGGGCAGCTTGCTGATGGGCATGGAGGAAGTGCTGCTGCTTCGCCGGTTCGAGCGTGAGATCATCCGCGTGGCGCGAATCGAAAAGCCACATGTACTACACGCGCATTCGCCTTATCGCTGCGGTGTGCCCGCGGCCCGGGCTGCGAAAAAGCTGGGCATTCCATTGGTCTACGAGGTGCGCGGGCTGTGGGAAGAAAGCGGCGTGGCGCAAGGCAACTTCACCGAGGGCAGCAAGAAGTATCGCTTCTGGAAAATGAAGGAAACCGAAGCGATCCGCCGGGCGGACGTGGTGGTGGCGATCTGCGAGCAACTGCGTGAGGAGGTCATCCGCCGGGGTGTGGATCGGCAGCGGACGTTCGTCGTGCCCAACGCGGTCGACGAGCAGATGCTCACCAGCGACGACACCGCCGAGGACACGGCCGACGCGGGCGACACGCTCATCGAGTCGGCGCG from Phycisphaerales bacterium AB-hyl4 includes the following:
- a CDS encoding glycosyltransferase gives rise to the protein MPTPQSPGVERADVGVSTDTVRVLHILAVSVPYLNGYTMRSRYVINQQRQTPGYHPAVITSPFYPTVPASQQDEAIDGVQYHRVPHPFDLPLADREWADSACSFCYRTRLQLRYLFSAVMNLLSFKWLRLRMRPRLARVRLPINRGLWKQRCMRAGKMVGLPTGYELPTAKGNARSIGNANIAESNANPSPASPAVEQPATRTTVTKPTAAKPKPRRLRAWLQDQVGSLLMGMEEVLLLRRFEREIIRVARIEKPHVLHAHSPYRCGVPAARAAKKLGIPLVYEVRGLWEESGVAQGNFTEGSKKYRFWKMKETEAIRRADVVVAICEQLREEVIRRGVDRQRTFVVPNAVDEQMLTSDDTAEDTADAGDTLIESARWLRTPASGATLGYVGSLRKLEGVDELVRAVGLLHAQGENVSLLIVGDGPELPQLRELAEELGIADRSVFTGRVPHDSIQRYYELIDVFVISRPPLRVAELVTPLKPLEAMGLGRALVMPRLASLCEIVREEETGLMYEPANVDDLARQCKRLMYDDALRDRLSQAAKIWVRDHRTWTKSLEGLVPAYDLVLSDRSAKQTASP